The genomic segment CATGCTGCGAACTGTTTAACCAGAACAGCGGCTGTTCCATGGCATTACGACGTAATGTGTCACGATCGCCCTCTGCATCAAACAGTTTCTGCCAGACTTCAATATAAGGCAGCGACTGCTCTTTATCATATGCGCCAGAAAGCAGATAGAAATTGATAATCTGACGTTCCAAGCGCGACTGCTGGTCGTTATAGCCATCGTTGGTTAATTTCTTATTGAACGCCTCTTTCAACTCTGACTTACAGCGGGACAACATAATATCGGCGAAACGTTTAAAAGAACCCGCCAGCTTTTGTTTCCCTTTATCATCGATAAAAATGCGCCATCCCTTATTCATTACCCAGGCCATCAGTGCCAGTTTCAGTTGCAGATATCCTGGCTGATAACAGACAGCCGCCGCGTCCTGAGCGACTTCAAGCTGCTGTTCCAGCTCGGTTAAACGTTCACGTAACGGAGCAGTTGCTTTGCGGGGAATGATACCGCCAAACAGCGTCAGAATTTGGCGTATTGCCGTCAGACTATGGCTAACCGCCGACTGGGCCTGTGACGCGCCATCAAACCAGCAGGCTTCATTACGTTGCCAGTAAGCAAAGGCCCACTCTAATGAGGCTTCCAATCCTTGTTCAACGGTCGCGCGCTCAGGAACGGTTAACACCTCCATTGGCGTAACAACGATGGCAGTATCATCACTTAATAAACCATATCCCCGAGCGGCTTTACTTTGGCTCCCTAAACGTAGTCCTTTCACGCTGGTTAACTGCTGCGCCAGCGTCAAAATATCGGCAGCATTCCCCTGTTTCAGTTCCATCTCCAGTTCGCTAATAGCTTCACTGGCCTCCCCTGCAGTGATATACCCCTGATCGATAGCAATCTCTATCTGGCTCTGTTGAAACTTAACCAGCCAGCTCTGACGTTTGAAATCAGTGGTAAATAGCGGCTGTAGTTGAGTCTGTAAGGCTGGAACATCAATATCAGTTGGCCAAACATTGGCTGGTAATAAAGCGATATCCAGCTTGCCGGAAGGTAATGGAATATTATGTTCGGCACGGTGAGCAACTCCGCCAACGGTATTTCCTGCCGATTTCAGCGTCATCTCCCAGGAATCATTGCAGCCCCTAACCCGCAGGCCAATACGATGACGGCGCAATGTGCCTTCTGCCGTGTCATAGTAAGTATTTGATAACTGCTGGACCTCCCCACCCTCCGCCTTCAATCGGGATATAACTTCAGGCAAAGTAGCAACGGCTTCAGAAGTGGCAATAAATTTAAGCTCAATCTCAACGGTCATAATGGTTTCCGCAGTTAAAAAACAAACAATAACAAATGATAATAATTATGCGAGTAATGCAGTAATTTACGTCATCGACAGGGTAAAAAACTACCTGATTTGCGCCCTTTATTGGATTGCAACATAGGTTTTACATTGCACACTCTCTCCGAAGGCTCTACTATCGTTACATAAGTAACTTTTCTGAACAGATAAAAAAATACTGACAATGCTAAATTTAAGAACAATCTCTATCGCTTTACTCGCATCACTGAGTATGACGTCTTTTATCGTTGCGGCTGATACCAGATATATCTCTGATAATCTGAATACCTATCTGCGTGGCGGTCCATCAGATAACTATCGCCTTACCGGTACGATTAATGCTGGCGAGAAGGTTGAGCTGCTTGCCGTTAACGATACGACCAAATACGGTCAGATTCAGGACAGCAAAGGCCGTACCGCCTGGATCCCACTGGATCAACTAAGCACTGCGCCAAGCCTGAGTGAAAGAGTGCCGGCACTTGAACAACAGGTCAAAGATTTGACCGATAAATTAGCTAATATTGATAATAGCTGGAACCAACGCACTGCTGATATGCAGGAAAAAGTGGCCAAAAGCGATGGCATTATCAATGGCTTAAAGCAGGAAAATCAGCAGTTAAAAGATGAATTAGCCGATGCCCGTAAAAAGGTAAGTGACATTAGCCTGCAAATGGATGATAAGCAACGTACTATTATCCAACAATGGTTTATGTATGGCGGTGGAGTCGCCGGTGTTGGTCTGATTTTAGGTCTGTTACTGCCTTATCTGATCCCTCGCCGCAAAAAAGATCGCTGGATGAACTAATCCGTAGCGGATGCTTTTGTTAAGCAATATCTCAACGCTGGCGCTGTTTGGCCGGCGTTTTATTTATATATCATTTTAAATCGATGAAGTTTCTGGAGAAGACGTGAAAACCTATCTTGTTGGCGGAGCCGTCCGCGACCAACTACTGGGCTTACCCGTACATGAGCGTGATTGGGTGGTGGTTGGTGCCACACCTGAGCAAATGCTGACGTTAGGTTATCAGCAGGTAGGAAAGGATTTCCCGGTATTTCTTCATCCCAAAACGCATGATGAGCACGCATTAGCCCGTACCGAGCGTAAATCAGGCTCCGGCTACACCGGTTTTACCTGCTATGCCGCTCCTGATGTCACTCTGGAACAGGATTTACTACGTCGCGACCTCACTATCAATGCCATTGCGCAGGATGATGACGGTACCCTTATCGACCCTTATCACGGTCAACGAGATCTCGAGCAGCGTGTTCTACGCCATGTCTCTGTGGCTTTCCGTGAAGACCCTTTACGGGTGCTGAGAATCGCCCGTTTTGCTGCACGCTACGCCAATCTTGGCTTTACCATCGCACCAGAAACCTGGCAACTGATGAAAGAGATGGTTAACAGCGGTGAAATCGCGCATCTGACGGCAGAACGCGTCTGGAAAGAGACAGAAAAAGCCCTGTCAACTCGTAGCCCTCAGGTATTTTTTGACGTGCTGCGGGAGTGTGGTGCTTTAGCCGTTCTGTTTCCTGAAATTAATAATCTGTTTGGTGTCCCAGCCCCTGAGAAATGGCATCCGGAAATCGATACAGGTGTACACGTTTTAATGGTGCTGGAGATGGCGGCAACGCTGAGTGATGAGATCGATGTCCGTTTCTCTGCGTTACTGCATGATGTGGGTAAAGGTGTTACACCAGAAGCACTCTGGCCTCACCATCATGGTCATGGTTTAGCCGGCATAAAATTAGTGGAAGAAATCTGTCAGCGTTACAAAATTCCTAACGCTACCCGCGAACTGGCTTGTCTGGTTTCTGAGTTCCACGATCGGATCCATACTGTATATCAGCTGCGACCGGACAGCATATTAAGTATGTTGAACGCTATCGACGTCTGGCGTAAACCACATCGGCTGGAACAGATGCTATTGGTCAGCGAAGCTGATTATCGAGGTCGGGCTGGCTGGCAGCAAAAAGCGTATCCACAGGCAGATTATCTCAGACAGGCTTTTGACGTCGTTAATGGCGTATCGGTTAAAGAGATTATCGAACAAGGGTTCACCGGTGCAGATATTAAAGATCAGCTGAATAAACGCCGTTTAGAAGCGCTCACTAAATGGAAAGAGAGCCAGCCGCAAAGTTAATTACTCTGCCAATCTAATGACTCTGATTAGTAACAATCGATACTTCTGACCACAAACAAAGCAGATAAATTGGCCTCAATGAATATTCCGGTCGTAACATCTAAAGTGCTTATATTGACTTTGTGCTCGACCGGGAGACCCGGCCCGACAATTGGCTCTTTTAAAGCACAGAACTGAACAAATCAAACTTTGTTACTAATCTTAGGCACTGATTATTATCCAACCAGTGCCTTTTTTATTCATCACGCTCCCGATCCTAAAATCAGAAAAACACCAGATAAATAACGCCAGCCACAAAGAAACGATAAATAGCGAATGGAATAAAAGAGAAACGCTTAATTACGCTCAGGAAGGTTTTAATCGCCAGTAACGCCACAATAAAAGCAGTAATAAAACCGACGGCAAACATGGGTAAATCATCCCAAACCAACAGGCCAATGCTTTTGTACATCACCAATATCGTCGCGCCAAGCATCATCGGTACGGCCAGAATAAAAGAGAACTCTGATGCCGCATAACGGCTAACGCCAATCAACATTCCACCGGAGATAGTCGCCCCTGAACGGGAGAAACCCGGCCACAGAGCCAGACACTGGAAACAGCCGATAATGAAAGCCTGACGATATGTCATATCATCCAGCCCTTCCGCGCGCGGAACTTTAGGTTTTAGCATTTCAGCAGCAATCAACAATAAGCCACCGGCAATCAGGGCATACATGA from the Limnobaculum zhutongyuii genome contains:
- a CDS encoding CYTH domain-containing protein, encoding MTVEIELKFIATSEAVATLPEVISRLKAEGGEVQQLSNTYYDTAEGTLRRHRIGLRVRGCNDSWEMTLKSAGNTVGGVAHRAEHNIPLPSGKLDIALLPANVWPTDIDVPALQTQLQPLFTTDFKRQSWLVKFQQSQIEIAIDQGYITAGEASEAISELEMELKQGNAADILTLAQQLTSVKGLRLGSQSKAARGYGLLSDDTAIVVTPMEVLTVPERATVEQGLEASLEWAFAYWQRNEACWFDGASQAQSAVSHSLTAIRQILTLFGGIIPRKATAPLRERLTELEQQLEVAQDAAAVCYQPGYLQLKLALMAWVMNKGWRIFIDDKGKQKLAGSFKRFADIMLSRCKSELKEAFNKKLTNDGYNDQQSRLERQIINFYLLSGAYDKEQSLPYIEVWQKLFDAEGDRDTLRRNAMEQPLFWLNSSQHV
- a CDS encoding TIGR04211 family SH3 domain-containing protein, whose product is MLNLRTISIALLASLSMTSFIVAADTRYISDNLNTYLRGGPSDNYRLTGTINAGEKVELLAVNDTTKYGQIQDSKGRTAWIPLDQLSTAPSLSERVPALEQQVKDLTDKLANIDNSWNQRTADMQEKVAKSDGIINGLKQENQQLKDELADARKKVSDISLQMDDKQRTIIQQWFMYGGGVAGVGLILGLLLPYLIPRRKKDRWMN
- a CDS encoding multifunctional CCA addition/repair protein, which codes for MKTYLVGGAVRDQLLGLPVHERDWVVVGATPEQMLTLGYQQVGKDFPVFLHPKTHDEHALARTERKSGSGYTGFTCYAAPDVTLEQDLLRRDLTINAIAQDDDGTLIDPYHGQRDLEQRVLRHVSVAFREDPLRVLRIARFAARYANLGFTIAPETWQLMKEMVNSGEIAHLTAERVWKETEKALSTRSPQVFFDVLRECGALAVLFPEINNLFGVPAPEKWHPEIDTGVHVLMVLEMAATLSDEIDVRFSALLHDVGKGVTPEALWPHHHGHGLAGIKLVEEICQRYKIPNATRELACLVSEFHDRIHTVYQLRPDSILSMLNAIDVWRKPHRLEQMLLVSEADYRGRAGWQQKAYPQADYLRQAFDVVNGVSVKEIIEQGFTGADIKDQLNKRRLEALTKWKESQPQS
- the bacA gene encoding undecaprenyl-diphosphate phosphatase; the encoded protein is MDGFHSLVVAFILGVVEGLTEFLPVSSTGHMIIVGELLGFSGDTASTFEVVIQLGSILAVVVVFWRRLFGLIGIHFGEVPHEGSGKGRLTLAHIILGMLPAVIAGFALHDDIKQYLFGAKTVMYALIAGGLLLIAAEMLKPKVPRAEGLDDMTYRQAFIIGCFQCLALWPGFSRSGATISGGMLIGVSRYAASEFSFILAVPMMLGATILVMYKSIGLLVWDDLPMFAVGFITAFIVALLAIKTFLSVIKRFSFIPFAIYRFFVAGVIYLVFF